From a single Oncorhynchus mykiss isolate Arlee unplaced genomic scaffold, USDA_OmykA_1.1 un_scaffold_223, whole genome shotgun sequence genomic region:
- the LOC118948175 gene encoding gastrula zinc finger protein XlCGF57.1-like isoform X3, which produces MSSLSYSPPANEEEVCWTEKAALGMNIVIKEEEEDITVIGTEEACRIKTEEVGIEAVTVEEEVEAFRIKKEMASSITLKEEPFGVKEESITLKEEKPFGVKEEEETEDPVNTDPKTRQYAVSWPSQSSTVKEDIRKIQEEANVTPDMSFPLPEAPGRASPTVALLWGLKRVSVRLVDCRKTPGLSGTVRGGEEGDSDSTGERPDSEEPEPETSKPVRQHHCSQCGKSFTRLGSLKRHEGIHAGEETYHCSQCGKSFTRLFSLKRHEMIHTGEKPFHCSQCGKSFTRLWHLQMDERRHRGEKPFRCSDCGKSFTQLGSLKEHERMHTGEKPFHCSLCGKRFTHLGSLKGHESMHRGEKPFHCSHCGKRFTRLGHLKTHERIHTGEKPFHCSLCGKSFTQLGGLTKHKILHKGEKNFHCSLCGKSFIQLWGLKTHEWTHIKEKPHPCSQCGKSFTQSRYLKKHELTHSAEKP; this is translated from the exons atgagttcactaagctactctcccCCTGCTAAtgaagaggaggtctgctggacggagaaagcaGCTCTGGGGATGAACATCGTCAttaaagaagaagaggaggatattACAGTGATAGGAACGGAAGAAGCTTGTCGAATTAAAACAGAGGAAGTGGGGATAGAGGCTGTCACAGTGGAAGAAGAGGTAGAAGCTTTCAGAATAAAAAAGGAGATGGCTTCCTCTATCACATTGAAAGAAGAGCCTTTTGGAGTGAAGGAGGAGTCAATAACATTGAAAGAAGAGAAACCTtttggggtgaaagaggaggaggagacagaagatcCGGTTAACACTG ATCCAAAAACGAGGCAATATGCAGTTTCCTGGCCCTCCCAGAGCTCTACAGTGAAGGAGGACATCAGAAAGATACAGGAAGAAGCTAATGTGACACCC GACATGTCTTTCCCTCTCCCAGAGGCCCCAGGTCGTGCCTCTCCCACTGTTGCCTTACTGTGGGGTCTGAAGAGGGTGTCTGTGCGGCTGGTCGACTGCAGGAAAACACCGGgtctgagtggaactgtgagaggaggagaagagggagattcAGATTCAA CAGGTGAAAGACcagactcagaggaaccagagccagAGACATCCAAACCAGTAAGAcaacaccactgctcccagtgtggaaagagttttacccggtTAGGGTCCTTGAAAAGGCATGAAGGAATACACGCAGGAGAGGAgacttaccactgctcccagtgtggaaagagttttaccagGTTATTTAGCCTGAAACGACATGAgatgatacacacaggagaaaagcctttccactgctcccaatgtggaaagagttttacccggtTATGGCACCTGCAAATGGATGAGAGAAGGCAcagaggagagaagcctttccgcTGCTCCgattgtggaaagagttttacccaatTAGGGAGCCTGAAAGAACATGAGAGAAtgcacacaggagaaaagcccttCCACTGCTCACTTTGCGGAAAGCGTTTTAcccatttaggaagcctgaaaggACATGAGAGCATGCACAGAGGAGAAAAGCCCTTCCACTGCTCACATTGTGGAAAGCGTTTTACCCGGTTGGGGCACCTGAAAACACACGAGAGAattcacacaggagaaaagcccttCCACTGCTCCctgtgtgggaagagttttactcagttagGGGGCCTGacaaaacataagatattacacaAAGGAGAGAAGAATTTCCACTGCTCtctgtgtggaaagagttttatccAGTTATGGGGCCTGAAAACACATGAGTGGACACACATAAAAGAGAAGCCTCACCCCTGTTcacagtgtggaaagagtttcacaCAGTCAAGATACCTGAAAAAACATGAGCTGACACACTCCGCAGAGAAGCCTTGA
- the LOC118948175 gene encoding zinc finger protein 260-like isoform X1, producing the protein MSSLSYSPPANEEEVCWTEKAALGMNIVIKEEEEDITVIGTEEACRIKTEEVGIEAVTVEEEVEAFRIKKEMASSITLKEEPFGVKEESITLKEEKPFGVKEEEETEDPVNTDPKTRQYAVSWPSQSSTVKEDIRKIQEEANVTPVCPRQFGGDDDAIHCDKEWDVKDKDWFPSNRLKAELAPESHTPEQRGSGDMSFPLPEAPGRASPTVALLWGLKRVSVRLVDCRKTPGLSGTVRGGEEGDSDSTGERPDSEEPEPETSKPVRQHHCSQCGKSFTRLGSLKRHEGIHAGEETYHCSQCGKSFTRLFSLKRHEMIHTGEKPFHCSQCGKSFTRLWHLQMDERRHRGEKPFRCSDCGKSFTQLGSLKEHERMHTGEKPFHCSLCGKRFTHLGSLKGHESMHRGEKPFHCSHCGKRFTRLGHLKTHERIHTGEKPFHCSLCGKSFTQLGGLTKHKILHKGEKNFHCSLCGKSFIQLWGLKTHEWTHIKEKPHPCSQCGKSFTQSRYLKKHELTHSAEKP; encoded by the exons atgagttcactaagctactctcccCCTGCTAAtgaagaggaggtctgctggacggagaaagcaGCTCTGGGGATGAACATCGTCAttaaagaagaagaggaggatattACAGTGATAGGAACGGAAGAAGCTTGTCGAATTAAAACAGAGGAAGTGGGGATAGAGGCTGTCACAGTGGAAGAAGAGGTAGAAGCTTTCAGAATAAAAAAGGAGATGGCTTCCTCTATCACATTGAAAGAAGAGCCTTTTGGAGTGAAGGAGGAGTCAATAACATTGAAAGAAGAGAAACCTtttggggtgaaagaggaggaggagacagaagatcCGGTTAACACTG ATCCAAAAACGAGGCAATATGCAGTTTCCTGGCCCTCCCAGAGCTCTACAGTGAAGGAGGACATCAGAAAGATACAGGAAGAAGCTAATGTGACACCCGTGTGTCCCAGACAGTTTGGTGGTGATGACGATGCTATTCACTGCGACAAAGAATGGGACGTGAAAGACAAGGATTGGTTTCCTAGCAACAGGCTGAAGGCGGAGTTGGCTCCAGAGAGCCACACCCCAGAGCAGAGGGGGAGTGGT GACATGTCTTTCCCTCTCCCAGAGGCCCCAGGTCGTGCCTCTCCCACTGTTGCCTTACTGTGGGGTCTGAAGAGGGTGTCTGTGCGGCTGGTCGACTGCAGGAAAACACCGGgtctgagtggaactgtgagaggaggagaagagggagattcAGATTCAA CAGGTGAAAGACcagactcagaggaaccagagccagAGACATCCAAACCAGTAAGAcaacaccactgctcccagtgtggaaagagttttacccggtTAGGGTCCTTGAAAAGGCATGAAGGAATACACGCAGGAGAGGAgacttaccactgctcccagtgtggaaagagttttaccagGTTATTTAGCCTGAAACGACATGAgatgatacacacaggagaaaagcctttccactgctcccaatgtggaaagagttttacccggtTATGGCACCTGCAAATGGATGAGAGAAGGCAcagaggagagaagcctttccgcTGCTCCgattgtggaaagagttttacccaatTAGGGAGCCTGAAAGAACATGAGAGAAtgcacacaggagaaaagcccttCCACTGCTCACTTTGCGGAAAGCGTTTTAcccatttaggaagcctgaaaggACATGAGAGCATGCACAGAGGAGAAAAGCCCTTCCACTGCTCACATTGTGGAAAGCGTTTTACCCGGTTGGGGCACCTGAAAACACACGAGAGAattcacacaggagaaaagcccttCCACTGCTCCctgtgtgggaagagttttactcagttagGGGGCCTGacaaaacataagatattacacaAAGGAGAGAAGAATTTCCACTGCTCtctgtgtggaaagagttttatccAGTTATGGGGCCTGAAAACACATGAGTGGACACACATAAAAGAGAAGCCTCACCCCTGTTcacagtgtggaaagagtttcacaCAGTCAAGATACCTGAAAAAACATGAGCTGACACACTCCGCAGAGAAGCCTTGA
- the LOC118948175 gene encoding zinc finger protein 260-like isoform X2, which yields MSSLSYSPPANEEEVCWTEKAALGMNIVIKEEEEDITVIGTEEACRIKTEEVGIEAVTVEEEVEAFRIKKEMASSITLKEEPFGVKEESITLKEEKPFGVKEEEETEDPVNTDPKTRQYAVSWPSQSSTVKEDIRKIQEEANVTPVCPRQFGGDDDAIHCDKEWDVKDKDWFPSNRLKAELAPESHTPEQRGSGDMSFPLPEAPGRASPTVALLWGLKRVSVRLVDCRKTPGLSGTVRGGEEGDSDSSERPDSEEPEPETSKPVRQHHCSQCGKSFTRLGSLKRHEGIHAGEETYHCSQCGKSFTRLFSLKRHEMIHTGEKPFHCSQCGKSFTRLWHLQMDERRHRGEKPFRCSDCGKSFTQLGSLKEHERMHTGEKPFHCSLCGKRFTHLGSLKGHESMHRGEKPFHCSHCGKRFTRLGHLKTHERIHTGEKPFHCSLCGKSFTQLGGLTKHKILHKGEKNFHCSLCGKSFIQLWGLKTHEWTHIKEKPHPCSQCGKSFTQSRYLKKHELTHSAEKP from the exons atgagttcactaagctactctcccCCTGCTAAtgaagaggaggtctgctggacggagaaagcaGCTCTGGGGATGAACATCGTCAttaaagaagaagaggaggatattACAGTGATAGGAACGGAAGAAGCTTGTCGAATTAAAACAGAGGAAGTGGGGATAGAGGCTGTCACAGTGGAAGAAGAGGTAGAAGCTTTCAGAATAAAAAAGGAGATGGCTTCCTCTATCACATTGAAAGAAGAGCCTTTTGGAGTGAAGGAGGAGTCAATAACATTGAAAGAAGAGAAACCTtttggggtgaaagaggaggaggagacagaagatcCGGTTAACACTG ATCCAAAAACGAGGCAATATGCAGTTTCCTGGCCCTCCCAGAGCTCTACAGTGAAGGAGGACATCAGAAAGATACAGGAAGAAGCTAATGTGACACCCGTGTGTCCCAGACAGTTTGGTGGTGATGACGATGCTATTCACTGCGACAAAGAATGGGACGTGAAAGACAAGGATTGGTTTCCTAGCAACAGGCTGAAGGCGGAGTTGGCTCCAGAGAGCCACACCCCAGAGCAGAGGGGGAGTGGT GACATGTCTTTCCCTCTCCCAGAGGCCCCAGGTCGTGCCTCTCCCACTGTTGCCTTACTGTGGGGTCTGAAGAGGGTGTCTGTGCGGCTGGTCGACTGCAGGAAAACACCGGgtctgagtggaactgtgagaggaggagaagagggagattcAGATTCAA GTGAAAGACcagactcagaggaaccagagccagAGACATCCAAACCAGTAAGAcaacaccactgctcccagtgtggaaagagttttacccggtTAGGGTCCTTGAAAAGGCATGAAGGAATACACGCAGGAGAGGAgacttaccactgctcccagtgtggaaagagttttaccagGTTATTTAGCCTGAAACGACATGAgatgatacacacaggagaaaagcctttccactgctcccaatgtggaaagagttttacccggtTATGGCACCTGCAAATGGATGAGAGAAGGCAcagaggagagaagcctttccgcTGCTCCgattgtggaaagagttttacccaatTAGGGAGCCTGAAAGAACATGAGAGAAtgcacacaggagaaaagcccttCCACTGCTCACTTTGCGGAAAGCGTTTTAcccatttaggaagcctgaaaggACATGAGAGCATGCACAGAGGAGAAAAGCCCTTCCACTGCTCACATTGTGGAAAGCGTTTTACCCGGTTGGGGCACCTGAAAACACACGAGAGAattcacacaggagaaaagcccttCCACTGCTCCctgtgtgggaagagttttactcagttagGGGGCCTGacaaaacataagatattacacaAAGGAGAGAAGAATTTCCACTGCTCtctgtgtggaaagagttttatccAGTTATGGGGCCTGAAAACACATGAGTGGACACACATAAAAGAGAAGCCTCACCCCTGTTcacagtgtggaaagagtttcacaCAGTCAAGATACCTGAAAAAACATGAGCTGACACACTCCGCAGAGAAGCCTTGA
- the LOC118948175 gene encoding uncharacterized protein LOC118948175 isoform X4, whose product MSSLSYSPPANEEEVCWTEKAALGMNIVIKEEEEDITVIGTEEACRIKTEEVGIEAVTVEEEVEAFRIKKEMASSITLKEEPFGVKEESITLKEEKPFGVKEEEETEDPVNTDPKTRQYAVSWPSQSSTVKEDIRKIQEEANVTPVCPRQFGGDDDAIHCDKEWDVKDKDWFPSNRLKAELAPESHTPEQRGSGDMSFPLPEAPGRASPTVALLWGLKRVSVRLVDCRKTPGLSGTVRGGEEGDSDSNRCWT is encoded by the exons atgagttcactaagctactctcccCCTGCTAAtgaagaggaggtctgctggacggagaaagcaGCTCTGGGGATGAACATCGTCAttaaagaagaagaggaggatattACAGTGATAGGAACGGAAGAAGCTTGTCGAATTAAAACAGAGGAAGTGGGGATAGAGGCTGTCACAGTGGAAGAAGAGGTAGAAGCTTTCAGAATAAAAAAGGAGATGGCTTCCTCTATCACATTGAAAGAAGAGCCTTTTGGAGTGAAGGAGGAGTCAATAACATTGAAAGAAGAGAAACCTtttggggtgaaagaggaggaggagacagaagatcCGGTTAACACTG ATCCAAAAACGAGGCAATATGCAGTTTCCTGGCCCTCCCAGAGCTCTACAGTGAAGGAGGACATCAGAAAGATACAGGAAGAAGCTAATGTGACACCCGTGTGTCCCAGACAGTTTGGTGGTGATGACGATGCTATTCACTGCGACAAAGAATGGGACGTGAAAGACAAGGATTGGTTTCCTAGCAACAGGCTGAAGGCGGAGTTGGCTCCAGAGAGCCACACCCCAGAGCAGAGGGGGAGTGGT GACATGTCTTTCCCTCTCCCAGAGGCCCCAGGTCGTGCCTCTCCCACTGTTGCCTTACTGTGGGGTCTGAAGAGGGTGTCTGTGCGGCTGGTCGACTGCAGGAAAACACCGGgtctgagtggaactgtgagaggaggagaagagggagattcAGATTCAA accgatgctggacctaa